TCCTTTCAAAAGTAGAGTCCATTTCTCAGTTTGATAATAATCCATTCATTAATAACTTCTTCCAGGTTTCTGTGGCATTCCTCAAGGTTTTTGCCGGTAGCCCAGGCCCCTTCAAGTTCGGGAACTTCTCCATAATATGGTTCTTCGTCATCTATTATTTCATATTTTATTTTATATTTTGCCTTTTCAAGGACTGCCTGGATACACTGGATAAGGATGATTACACCTGTCCGAACCTGGTATATCTAATTACAATTCAAGATTCCATCCTTAGTACTTATAAATACCAGTAAAGCAGATTAATACGCGGGTTACTATAAAAAACATTGAAAAAGAATTATTTTGAAAAGGTTGGTGTAATAATATGAAAGGATTTGCAATGCTTGAAATTGGAAAAGTAGGCTGGATTGATACTGAAAGACCTTCTGCAGGCCCATATGATGCAATCGTGAGGCCTCTTGCAGTCGCGCCGTGTACATCAGATATTCATACTGTCTGGGAAGGTGCGCTTGGAAACCGTAAAAACATGGTTTTAGGACACGAAGCTGTAGGTGTTATAGAAGAAATCGGATCAGAGGTCAAAGACTTCAAACCAGGCGATAAAGTAATTGTTCCTGCAATTACACCTGACTGGCGGTCCATGGAAGCACAGGATGGAGTGCCTATGCACTCAAATGGGATGCTTTCTGGATGGAAGTTTTCAAACTTCAAAAGTGGAGTCTTTGCAGAATTTTTTCATGTAAATGATGCAGACATGAATTTAGCTCTACTTCCAAAAGGAATGCCTCTCGAACAGGCTGTCATGCTCTCAGATATGGCGACTACTGGAATACAGGGTGCAGAAATGGCAAATATTAAAACGGGCTCTACAGTTGCAGTTATTGGAATAGGTCCTGTTGGTCTGATGGCAGTGGCAGGTGCATCTATTCTTGGTGCAGGCAGGCTCATTGCAGTAGGAAGTCGGAAAGTCTGTGTTGATCTTGCTCTGGAATACGGGGCATCTGAAATTGTTGATTACAGAAAAGGTGGACTTGTTGGACAGGTTCTTGAAAAGACGAATGGAAAAGGTGTGGATTCTGTTATCATAGCAGGAGGAAATGAAAATACAATATCGGATGCGGTCAAAATTGTAAAACCCGGAGGCACGGTCTCAAACGTCAACTACTACGGCACCGGAGACACACTTCCTATCCCACGTATTGAATGGGGATCGGGTATGTCTCACAAAGACATACGTGGTGGTCTGACAACCGGAGGTCGTCTGAGAATGGAAAGAATGGCAGACCTATGTACCTATGGAAGAATAAAACCAGAAAAAATGGCCACCCATGTATTCGAAGGATTTGACAAAATGGAAGAGGCTCTCTTGCTCATGAAAGATAAACCAAGAGATCTGATCAAACCTGTTGTTCTTCTGAGCGAATAAAGGAGTTTACTCCCCCTCCCTGAATTCTTCGCAAAACTCAGAGTTTTGAGGAAAGGGTATTCTCGCCTTATGGGATAAAAGATTGATCAGATAGACAGGGTAGAGTTGTAAAAGTAGCTAATGGTTAGCCATCGTAAAATTTTCAGCGCCAAATTTTGAGAGGAATTTTCACTCAATTTCTTGATCTAAAAGTTGAAACCCTTTCAGCAGCAATTTTCCAGATATTCCTCTATGTAAAGTTGGAGATTAGGGAACGGAAGATTCAACCCATTTCTAGCCGATCTAATCTCCAGCAAAACACCTGCCAAAATGTTTTATTCTATTTGAATTCAGGCAGGAGTTTCCTTGTTCAGGATATATACAACCATTCCAGGGTTCAACCTGCTTTCCCTTGAAACCTTTTTCTCAATCTCCTCAGTGGATTTACCTTCGATTTTCATCTCCTTAATCTTTTCAATTACTGAAGAGGGAATTGCGTAATACTCGTTTATATCCTTCCTGTGTCCCCAGACATCTCCTTCGATAAGCTGGACTCTCTGCATTTCAAGGAACATTTCTATGGACTTTGAGACTGTACGCATGTAAGATTTAGGTAATTGGATTACCTCAATCTTCGGGCAGGTTTCTACCAGTTCAAATATGTCCTTGTTCGAAGGCCTGAAAGCCAGGTGAACAAGACGCTCATTCGGATTAAGTGTAAAGATTTCTTCTCTGGAACTAACTACTCTTATTCTCATGTTGTATTCCCCCACTGTTAAGTTCTTTTTTTATTGTATCTACTATAAACTACATTTACTTATTATATATAGTTATCTCATTGAGCTAATATTATTTTGATTGTATTCTGAGAATACCAGTCATATCATATTTTCTAAATTGGTATAAGAAAGTCGTAAATGGAATAAAAACGGTCATTATGAGTTAGATTTTTTATTTTTACTTCTAATTTTACCTCGCTTCATATCCAAATTTATTCTAAATACTGACTTAACTATTTTTATAACTAATTCATTTCAGTTTCAGGTTTTTATGAGGCTTTCCCCATCAGGCAAATGACGCCGAGGTAATAAAACATTTTGAAACAGCATTGAAACTTAATTCGAAAGTTGAAGTGAAAAGGACACTCGATAAATTAAAGAAAATCGGTAACTATTCAGCCACTGATAAAAAAGTATGTTTTTTCAGCAAAATGCTGAAATTCTCAGAATAATAGCGGCGCTCCTTTGAGCGCCGCGAGAATACCGTCTATAACAGGTAAATCGTTCTTTTTAATGGTTGAGATATAAGCTCTAATTCTGCAGAAAGCTTCCGCTCCTTGTATAGTTCTGAAAGTTCCTGATATTTTCTGCTGTAATTTCATCATCCTTATGTCTCTTTCTGCTTGGTTATTCTCAAACGGAACTCTCAAGTCATTGAGGAATCTCAGGATCTGTTTTTTGTTTTCTATAAACCTGTCAAGTAGGTTCCTTGCTTTTGTTTTTGGATTTTTACCACGTTTTCCTTGTTTTTCAGGGTTTAGAGAAGGTGGATTTTCTTCAATCCCTTTCATGACTACAGCATCGAACCTTTCTTCTAACACTTTAATTTGCTCAAAGTCCAGATCTTTGACCTGCTCTTTACACTCATCAGTATACTTTTTCATTTCTGTTAACAGTTCATTCATCTCTTTAGCCCATTGCTGTTTATAGTTCTCCTCAATTCCAGTAAGTTCTCTCTGGAGATGAGCATTGCAAAGAGCATGATCACATTCATAACTGTTATAGGGTTTCCATCCGTCATGAACTGCTATTCCTTTAAACTCTGGAAGAATTCCCATGGCATTAATTGCTTCTGATCCTCTTTTTGAGTGAGCAAAATAACAGGTGTATTTGTCATTAGAAGCTACATGAAGCCAATGCCTTTTTCCTTCAATTTTCATCCCAGTTTCATCACAATGGATTACAGGAGAAGTTATTAACCTCTCCTGACTCACATTTTCAAACTCCTCTAAATTCCGGAAGCATTCTTTTTCTGCTCT
The Methanosarcina sp. WWM596 DNA segment above includes these coding regions:
- a CDS encoding type II toxin-antitoxin system HicB family antitoxin, producing MYQVRTGVIILIQCIQAVLEKAKYKIKYEIIDDEEPYYGEVPELEGAWATGKNLEECHRNLEEVINEWIIIKLRNGLYF
- a CDS encoding NAD(P)-dependent alcohol dehydrogenase, which codes for MKGFAMLEIGKVGWIDTERPSAGPYDAIVRPLAVAPCTSDIHTVWEGALGNRKNMVLGHEAVGVIEEIGSEVKDFKPGDKVIVPAITPDWRSMEAQDGVPMHSNGMLSGWKFSNFKSGVFAEFFHVNDADMNLALLPKGMPLEQAVMLSDMATTGIQGAEMANIKTGSTVAVIGIGPVGLMAVAGASILGAGRLIAVGSRKVCVDLALEYGASEIVDYRKGGLVGQVLEKTNGKGVDSVIIAGGNENTISDAVKIVKPGGTVSNVNYYGTGDTLPIPRIEWGSGMSHKDIRGGLTTGGRLRMERMADLCTYGRIKPEKMATHVFEGFDKMEEALLLMKDKPRDLIKPVVLLSE
- a CDS encoding DUF1699 family protein; amino-acid sequence: MRIRVVSSREEIFTLNPNERLVHLAFRPSNKDIFELVETCPKIEVIQLPKSYMRTVSKSIEMFLEMQRVQLIEGDVWGHRKDINEYYAIPSSVIEKIKEMKIEGKSTEEIEKKVSRESRLNPGMVVYILNKETPA